A segment of the Toxotes jaculatrix isolate fToxJac2 chromosome 2, fToxJac2.pri, whole genome shotgun sequence genome:
ACGTTCAAAGAGAATGAGAGTGGAGAGTACACAGAACACCTCCACTCTGCCTCCTGCCAGGTTAAAGTCTTCAAGGTGAGGGgattgaaagaaaaagaacaaaaaggaaaaaaaaaaactagatgTACTGAAGtgcaaacatttgtgtttttggtctctaGTAGTGTTGTTCACGACCACCACCTTAATGATCCCCACACAACCTGTTTCAGCCTAAAGGtgcagacagaaagcagaagacTGACAgggagaagatggagaagaggGCGCcgcaggaaaaggaaaagtacCAGCCATCCTATGAAACCACAATCCTGACAGAGGTTAGCACCAAAATGGTTTCCAGTTAATGTTCAGTTTATGGCCTcgttaattaatgagcttttaGCTCAAATTTCAGCAAATTATGTAAAACTAGGAAATAATATTATGGATGCTacacaaacagactaaagctCAAACTGCATGGAGAAATTAAATGTAAGGGGGAAGCTGCAGCTTGTAGCTGATCGCAGCAGAAATGCATTTCTGGGGTTATTTAGATGCCGTAATAACAAAAGTGTTTGTTACTTTCGAAGTGCTCTCCTTGGCCTGAGGTCACATACGTCAACAACTCCCCTTCTCCTGGCTtcaacagcacacacaacagCTTCCCAGTTGCGGAGGGGTATGAgtgatttacagtttttaccAATACTTCATGATTAATGCTGCTTGAATTTAATTTACCGTAAAACAGCAGCTGCGTGTGGTTAGTGAGTAACATACTCAtaatgttttagatttttttttttaagtctaaaTGAACATTAGGTTTTGAAAATTTCTGACATGGCTAAATTTTCATCCTTTGTAGAAACGGATCACCAAACCACCAGCCAGAGCCTGTGGTTCAGGTAGCAGATGTAAGTACAAGTGTATTTTCACTCTCTGGATATATATTATTGCCCGACTGCCTCCTGCCTCACATAACCACCGCATATTAATATTCACAAATTCAGTGCTGACATCTGGGTGTTAAACGTCTGCCTCCCAGTAGATTCACGAACGCAATATAAATTCAGCAAAAATCAGCTTAACTCATGTCACGGTGTGAATGAAAGCATTTGATAACGATGAATCAGAGACACAAGGTCAACTCCCACTGAAGGCAAGATACTGAAACTCTGCTATGCATTACAGGCAACAGCCCAGTGATTCAGTGCTTCAATTatttaacattaaaacatgATGTGTGAATATTTACTTCTGTATATAGGCATCTGTCTAGCTGATATGTAATGCTCAGTCACATATACTTATTCAGAAGCGAATGTAGGTAGGAATAACATAAGAAgaattaatgatgaataaacCCACTCAAAAATAAACTTGAGGTTAAATAGATTCAGGCTAATTTATACTGAGAAAATGGCTGTGTTACCAGGTTGATGCAGAATACCATTTCAATGTTGGTCTTTAACATAGACTTTTGGAAATAGTTTGTTTTTgacctctgaaaaaaaaattccctacATTCTGAAGCAAAAGGATGGAGCGTTAGTCAAATCTGACATTTGACattctcattttaattttcttttttgtgtgtgttgtggagcaGCTGCTGTAATGTCATACATGACTTCTATGAGCGAACTCGCAGTGGATCTTTGATTgttgcagatgtgtgtgtgtgtgtgtgacccgtgttctgtcttgttttttcctcttcagaaTTTGTTACCCACAGCAACGCCACAGGATGCACAACAGTGGCTTCATAGAAACCGCTTCTCACCCTTCTGTCGGCTCTTCACCAACTTCTCAGGTAAAATGGGCCCCAGCATGCGGAAGTGTTGCAAATTATACAAATAACACCCATTTATTTTAGTGTAGTgtcagctggagctgctgctgccactggtaccaggagagagagcagagacagggaTGAATTCTGTTTTTGATTTAGTGGCTGTAGGGTTTACATGCACGGTCTTGTTCCTGTGTACCAGGGGCAGACCTGCTGAAGCTGACCAGGGAGGATGTCATTCAGATCTGTGGGCCAGCTGATGGTATAAGACTCTTCAATGCACTGAAGGGACGGTAGGTCTTCCTTTATGTCCTTTATTATCCTGCCTGTGATCCTGCAATTTATCTAACATATTAAGAGGGGCTTCATACATTTATGGacattttgttgttcttttttttttttttttctttgcggATGCTGTTTGTAGCGTGGTACGTCCAAGGCTGACCATCTACGTTTGCCAGGAGTCTCAGCAGGCACGGGAACAGCAGCCGAAACATGAAAACGGAGATGCTGCTGCCAACACTTTCTTTAGTGAGTCCATGTTTGTGGctcatgttcatgtttgttttagCAAAGTGCATAAGGTAATCTTTGAACTACACTCCAGTTGAGTTACAGGTGAGCAGCGAGGCATTGTCAGGCATGTCACAAAGTCACAGTATCATTGCATCataaaaacaattataaaaCTGGTAATCctcaaatcatttttaaagaaattttgGCAGCGTCTTTGGTGATGTGCAGTCTTTGCTGTACCAATAACAACTGTCCCAGTTGTTACTTGGCAAATGAACCATGTTGCCAGTACTGGATGTATTTACTTGAATTTTCTGTTGACATTTAAAGGAAGGACATTTCAAGCAATACACTTATTTTCCATCTTGCTAAGAGTTATATAAGAAGATCAGTACCATTCCCATGTCTGTTTGATAAATCTGAATCATGATGATAATTTGTGGAATCCTGTCGTCACCATGAGGTGGTCATGGTCGTACAGAGTTTACTGTGTAgtaatgacagagagaaaaatgattgGAGCTGATCGTACCTGCTTTTCTGTCTTGACGCAGTATATCACGCCATCTACTTGGAGGAGCTTACAGCTACTGAGCTGACAGAGAAGATTGCTCAGCTCTTCAACATCTCACCCCGACAGATAAACCAGATCTTTAAACAGGGTCCCACTGGCATCCATGTGCTCGTCAGTGATGAGGTAACATAATGTTTGTTATTCTCTGTAGTCCcctgctctctgcctctgccaaGGCTACCCTTTCaaatcacagtcacacatgTAATGGGACCAATAGAGGCTAGTTGTCATTACCCATGTTTGCAAACAGCTGTAGCTTGTTTCTCTCCCACGTTAAACattaactctttttttctttttttcaacagaTGATTCAGAACTTCCAGGatgaagtgtgttttgttttggacacAATGAAAGGTATATGAGCGTGACACATTAGTAAAATGATGACGATTTGTTTATTTCTAAATTTAACATAGAGCTTTGATGAATTTTATCATTTATAAAACCTTTCTCTGCCATGTCTTCTTTTGCTTTCCTTCCCAGATGACACAAACGATGGCTACCACATCATCTTGAAGTGAATACCGGGAAGGAGAGTAGCGTAGCCTTTCTTTAGACCCGATCCAGTCAGCCCCTCTAAAGCTTCATGCTCCTCGCTGTTCTTGGAATACGTGGCAACGCCCCAGAAAAACCTCTTGAGGCTGCTAGGAGAAACATGCGACTGAAGCACCCGGCTCTCTCCTCACTATACCTTATTGTCTTACTTTTGAGGGAGTGACTCTGTTACCACAGTGAAGTAACATTCTTCTGCTCGCCCTGCCATTGCCTCCCTTAAATGGTTGCATTTTCCTCTGTCGCTTATGTCTAATGAAAGGGGTCAGTGGCACCACAGCTGCTAtcactgtttatttgtttattgagCATCTGGTGTGCCAAAGCTCTGAGCTTCAGAATCAAGAGTTTGttgtctctttaaaaaaaaaaaaaaaaaaaaaaaaaaaacaggaacccaaaaaggaaaaaaaaaaaaattaaagctaaaAAGAGACAATTAGACTGATAGTATGTGACTTTTCAGCATGATTTCTCATGCTAGGTTGCCCTATGGTATCCACTTATGCCAGTCTGCAGGAAACATGGTATAGCCAACACAATTGCACAGTCATGTCAAATAACCACAAGAGGCATCAAAGTCAAACAGGACATTAAGGGAAACTTTTGGAATCCAGCTGTTCTTCTGCGATTCCTATGAAATCTAACGATCTCAGTCTTTCACTCATCTGTTCTGTTACGTTTgagaagaaaaacttttttcccaGGCTCCCAAACACTGTTAGGTCCTTTTAGTTAGTGTAGAGCGCATACTGGCACTTGTGGTTGTTACTAATGAGTCTTgaaagatgatgaaacactgtcCGTTAGTGATCACACCAGCAAACTGTCTCCGGCCCATGCGCTTCCTGTCCCTAAAAGCTTAtttagcacattttttttttttttggccattttctgacattatttttaaatagatCCTTGTTTTAAGATGCTTTCATGATGAATTGTGTATTACattggcagttttttttaactgttctttttttaaaaaaaacttacttaCATCTCTTCATCATTGTTTTTGGATGTTACCACTTCCAAATACTAATAACATGTACTGGATTGTTGGACACACCAGAGCTGCATGTGAAAAGATATGGTTAGTTTATGTTCAGTCCATTGTACCGCTTACATGAAATTGATAGCTTGACATTTTAGATATCCATCTTTGCCCCCATCTCATCAGCATTATTAAAATACTTACCCATGTACTGGCTGccatctgtttctctccttATAATCtttacaaatattaaaaatgtgttgttgttttttttttaaactatatcCTAAATGTTCCTAAGTCCCACAGAAAGTGACcagttattttattaatattatttaacACGGCTTTCCCTTTGTTGTACAGATGTGGAGGCTAACTACATACAAAGACAGTCAttttgttgccatggaaactaGGTTTTGACAAGACAATAATAATCATATCATATAAACAGTAAATCAGACTGAGCCAAGATGCAGGTTCGTGTTACATCATCCGTGTCACGATAGtgtcaaatttttttgcacATCTGTTTCTGCTCCATATGAACAAAGAAGcaaaggagggggaaaaaaaatcactacatTTCCCGTCATGCTCCGGCGCAGGGCATGCCGGTGATGTCACAATAAGTATATATACGGCTACAGGGAAGAATTTCTTCCTCCATTGTTACATTGTAACAAACGGGGCCGGGGCGAAGCGGCGAGGAAGGCGTCTTCTCTTTGCCAAATTTGCACCGCTTTGACGAACCAGGCCAAAATTCACCGTTAACAGGGGAAGACAGCGAAGTAAGCCCGACCGACCGAACCCGCCCCGGTGAGGAAAAGGATAAACGAACACAGATGTCAGCGGATTTCTCCATTGCAAGGCTTACATCAGGAAGATAAGACATTCGGCTGTTTACATGATTCATGTTGCACCGAAAATGTTGGGAAGTAAATCGCAGCTAATCATATGACGTCCCTCTTTCTGCCGTCTGTCCTTTAAATAGATAGGCAtgcaacatttaaataaaaccgGCAGGTCTAACAGACAGCTCCTGTTTTCTGCGTGATCCCTCAGTGTGCAGAACAATGAGCATGGAGCCTAAGTAGCCTAATATAGTCAGATAAAAGTGTTTGCAGATTGACAATCACGAAAGCTTTCAGCCGGATCACTTTGGGTTAGCATTGCTCCATTGCAGTCTGGGATACTCGGTTCAGGGAAATCGGTTtgggcacaaaaaaaaaaaaaagaaaagaaaagaaaaaaagcaaacccATCTCGCAGGGCGTTAAAAGATTGATGTGCAGTCCGTATTGGAAACGACCTACGAGTTGGTTGGAATAAGGGTCCCTGTTTCTGCCCCAGGTAAGAGGGTTTAGTATTTCATTAGCCGGGCGGTTTGccattgtgtgagtgtgtttgtgtgtgtgtgtgtgtgtgtaaaatgaagAGAGCTGGGttactggagagagagagagtgagggccTTAGCCTGTCAGTCTGATAAAATCCAACCTCCCCCAGCACAGTCTGGGCAGTTGCTGCATGCACACAGTTCATCAAACACCTCACCCACACTGCATGTCCCTGAAGGTAAATATACCATGAAGTCACAATCGTCTTTAAACATCCTGTAGCCTGCCACAGTCCAACAAAGTCCTTAAAGGAACAGGAGGGTGACTTTCAGAAGAGAAATGAGCCTATTATCAAAATCCAGCCTCCGCTCTATTTATATTTGAGTCCCAGTTGGAAAATGGTCCACATTGATGCTAAAACCACACCAGTATCTGCATTGAACCTGTCAGACCTGCACTTGTTTGTCACAGCCTCTTCAGGGCCTCTCCAGGGGTTAAATTCAGAGGCTCGTTCCCAAATAGCATCATAAAGGTAAAATCCACATTCAAACTGAATCCATGTGCTTTTTCGTCCATTTTGCTCTGCATCATCACGATCACAGACAACTACAGCAGCTCCTTAAGCATCGGGACATGGATTGATTAGTGACACAGTTTGGCCTGTAGTTTTTCTTTAAGGCATTACATCAAATTTTAAGGGTCTTCATATCCctgtaaaatcattttcattattcaccgtccacagagcagcttcagGATTTGTCTCTATATGACATCATCTCTCGGTTTGGCTTAAGGGCAAACTGCACTGTTCAGCATtatagaaatattaaatattagtCCTGCTCAAGGCTGGATTTTCCATTTGAGAACTCAAAAACCTGAATGGATAATGGTTGGGAACTGGAGCCGTCCCATTTCGGAATGATGGTTTAATATGTCGCTCTCAGTATCATGTGACATGTTAACATAGGCCCAGGTAGAGCTGCATAATAAACTAGTAATTAGCTTTATAAGTCATATTCATAGTCACAGAGATCATTTCATTCTGTAGGGAATGTTGATATGATAAGGTACAGTGTTGAACATGGACACTGTCATCCTGCTTATTCATGTATGTGCGTTGTGtcttgaaaacacaaaactttgTGAGATGCGGTTTGACCACAAACTGATGATAAAATAACACGTAGCATTCAGCTGTTTCCGTTCACCTTGTGTGACCTATCCTGCTGATGTGATTGATCAGCACCAGCTTTCAGATTCATTCATAtccacccccctcacccccctcaccccccacctGCCTGCCCCTTACCCTGCACTGTTTACAGCAGACTTaagaggaaaaaagtgaaaCCATAGAGATCATTTGCTTCAAGGCTGTTCACATAAACCGTGCTTGCCTAGTTGCCATGGTGAAGTTTCTAGACTTGATTTGAAAGTAGGATTTCATGTGAGATtgtgggggggggcagagagaggaaatgatggAGCTGGAATACAGATGAAAGGAGACAGGACCAAACAGCTGATGTCACCCTCTGGTTACTGTGTTAGCGCTGAGAATTGAATTTAAACCTGAATTGGAACCGTTTGACATAAATTATCCAGTTCTCTGATTGTCAAGAAGAAGGTTTTGTGTGTAAGGTGGTAAACAAATatgacacagagctgcagacacCGTCCACTCTGCCTCTCATTACGAAAGGCTCCgtgtgtgctgctctctgcCCTCAGACACCGAGTTTCCATGGAGGCAGGTTCGTCCCTCAGCCTCAAACGAAGATATGAAGAGGTGGACAACAGCTCTCCATTCTCTACACCTAAGGACTCTGACGATGACATCTCCAGCAGTGACAGCGCTGACAGCTGTGACAGCCTCAATCCCCCTTCCAGCACTGCATTTACCCGTAAGGAAGAACAGAAGACACACACCAAAGGCAATACACTCTAAAAACCCACTCAGACAGTTAATTAGAAAAAGACTTTCAGTCATTACTCATGTATaacattaaattttaaatctCTCCTCAGCCACCTCCATCCTCAGACAGCACAAACCGTCACCGGGGGGGAAGCGGGTACGTTTTGATGTGGTGACAGTGTATTACTTCCCCCGGCGGCAGGGCTTCACCAGCGTGCCCAGCCAAGGGGGCAGCTCCCTGGGCATGGCCCGTCACCACTCCTCCATCAGACACTACACACTGGGCGAGTTTGCACGCGAACAGGAAACCAGCCATCGGCACACTTTACGCCAGCACCTGCGCCAGGAGAAGCTCAATGCCCGCAAGATGAAGGTAAATTCAGAATTTCATCCAAGATTAAAGGCATGAGGCAAATAAGTATTTGTGTTCCAAAGGCGCTGTTCTTTGGGAAAGGCAAACAGTATTTGCGGATCATGCAGCAGGACAAACTGCTGTGGTGACCCCTAACggggagcagcagagggagggagacaaaggaCAGCTGGCAAAAAAGCAGAGTCTAGTTGAGGCCCtgtgtcatgtttcagatgtcTATAGGTTGTCTGCAGTTCCTAAACTTCTAAAATGGTTTCATTTTATGAACTTCTTGAGCTACAAAAGTAAAAAACGGATTGAACTATCTAATAATGTAATAAGTGTAGAATAATATCTGAAGCACAGGGGCCGGTTTTCTGCAGATTGACAGTTTAATATGCATTTTGGCAATAATTCTTCCATCCGTTTACTTCAATaaaatcatgatttttttttaaaacttttgctTGGaattgagtatttttacattgtggtactggtgcttttacttaagtgaagGATGTAGAAGTATTTCTTCCACTATTGTCCTTTGGAAAGATTTAGAATGAAATAATTAAGCCACagataaatctgtttttgaaTTATCCGTCTTTAGGGTAATTATCAATCACCTGAACTTGAATCAGCTCACAGTTGCTAACTGTTGCCCACAGCTGACGAGGAACGGCACAGTGGAGTGCGCTCAGGCCGACCTGCTGACTCTGGAGGACGTATCAGATGAGGACCTCGATGTGGACGGGGTGGAGGTGGACGACTGTTTCTTCCTTCAGCCACTGCCTACAAAGCGCCGTCGAGCTCTCCTGCGAGCCTCCGGCATCGCCCGCATAGATGCGCGGGAGAAAGCCGAGCTCAGAGCCATCCGCCTCTCACGGGAGGAATGTGGCTGCGACTGCCGTTTGTACTGCGACCCCCGACACTGTGGCTGCAGCCAGGCTGGCATTAAGTGCCAGGTAAGGACTGTTGGCTTTTCTCGTGCGGATGtgcagaaagaagagagagccAGTTCCCAGTTTTCTGAAACTCGAATGAGTCAGCATGccttaaatcatttttaattttaatgtgaaGTCATATGTGTAAGCACTCATTTTCCCATGAGCCCTTTTCACTGAAGAcatttgacttgtcatagtaggaaaagcacaggtgaacaTAATGAAATTAATGGTAGCTGacttccatttagctgcttcagtctctcgctggctcactgtcactgtcatagcTTACTGGGATACCTGAGGAGCCATCATTAATTATATTAGTAACACTTATTTCCTACTATGAGTCAAGGtgtctgctttaaaaaaaaaggcctgttcATTTAATTGCTGATTCATGGCATGATTTGATTTAACTGTAAACCAAAGTTTATTCAGTGAGTGGGCCAGCAGTGTGTATCCATGAAGTAACATTCAATTATGCCCCGTGAGACGATCCCTATTGTTtgaacagatgaaaacattACTGTGCCACCTTAAAATGTGATTGTACAGATGAATGCTCCTGCAGAacttcacttctgttttattctaGTTGCCCTTGATGTAAAGGGTCGTCAGTACACGCTCATAAAGGCGTGAGAGATTTTACCATTTCAGTTAGATTAAATATGTCAGCCGTCATTAGGTCTTTTTGTTCTACAAATCATGAATATTATATTCAGGCATTTCCATATGACAGAGGGCTGCATGCGGATTAATTCACTGTGGTTGAAATACATCTGTTTTTTACAGATCAGTAAAATCAATTCGCTGATGCAGTGAATGAGTTATTATGCCATAATCTTTTTCTACACctcatttctctcatttcagtcagttgaaatgaaaaatgataaataaaactgCTGAAGCTCAAGACAAGACAGTATTGACTTTTTTCAGATCAACATTAagatttttgtctctttgttcatatgtttgtgtgcgtgtctttgTTGACTGAAGAATTGAAGCTGTTGCACGATTGGGCTCCTTATGTCGCTGAATTAGTTTTatataaacagagcagaggCTAGATtttgattatatatatatataaacatgtcaAGAGAAAGGGCACCTCTGTCTCAACCTGGCCTATTACACAGTGACCAGGTACTGTCTTGgttgctgtgatttttttttttttacatgatgtCCTTGTCTCAACATGTGCTGTGTCATCTGTCTTTGTCCTTTAAGTTGCACTTACATAACACTTATGTGTTGGTGAATTCCAAATGTTTGCTCTACCCCTtcctgttaaaataaaatgaaagtgaaactgaaattgaaattgTTACCTCTGCTCTCTTCCCCAGGTGGATCGAATGTCTTTCCCGTGTGGCTGCTCTAGGGACGGCTGCGGCAACTCAGCTGGTCGTATCGAGTTCAACCCTCTACGTGTGAGAACTCACTACCTGCACACCATCATGAAGCTGGACctggagaagaggaagatgcTCATCCAGGGGACTGGGGACCAGTATGCTGAATCTGATCCAATATCCTCTCCCACATCTACTTGCCC
Coding sequences within it:
- the tfcp2 gene encoding transcription factor CP2, which translates into the protein MAWALKLPLTDEVIESGLAQDFDASLSGIGQELGAGAYSMSDVLALPIFKQEESNLPPDTDNKILPFQYVLCAATSPAVKLHDETLTYLNQGQSYEIRMLDNRKIGELPEITGKMVKSIIRVVFHDRRLQYTEHQQLEGWRWNRPGDRILDLDIPMSVGIIDPRANPTQLNTVEFLWDPSKRTSVFIQVHCISTEFTMRKHGGEKGVPFRIQIDTFKENESGEYTEHLHSASCQVKVFKPKGADRKQKTDREKMEKRAPQEKEKYQPSYETTILTECSPWPEVTYVNNSPSPGFNSTHNSFPVAEGNGSPNHQPEPVVQVADNLLPTATPQDAQQWLHRNRFSPFCRLFTNFSGADLLKLTREDVIQICGPADGIRLFNALKGRVVRPRLTIYVCQESQQAREQQPKHENGDAAANTFFIYHAIYLEELTATELTEKIAQLFNISPRQINQIFKQGPTGIHVLVSDEMIQNFQDEVCFVLDTMKDDTNDGYHIILK
- the csrnp2 gene encoding cysteine/serine-rich nuclear protein 2 → MEAGSSLSLKRRYEEVDNSSPFSTPKDSDDDISSSDSADSCDSLNPPSSTAFTPTSILRQHKPSPGGKRVRFDVVTVYYFPRRQGFTSVPSQGGSSLGMARHHSSIRHYTLGEFAREQETSHRHTLRQHLRQEKLNARKMKLTRNGTVECAQADLLTLEDVSDEDLDVDGVEVDDCFFLQPLPTKRRRALLRASGIARIDAREKAELRAIRLSREECGCDCRLYCDPRHCGCSQAGIKCQVDRMSFPCGCSRDGCGNSAGRIEFNPLRVRTHYLHTIMKLDLEKRKMLIQGTGDQYAESDPISSPTSTCPTSPDLSSVAGLDSEPEESEVQTVVEVQDLLAEQDILERENETAVLHLQSAEEQERREREEAEGEAVQQGDGGFTEQPLCLLPGALEGELPEQAEVPGVEQVLLQGPFPTGATVLCITDNQEESPSDLLRDSTSLLYYQLSPIEPGAFETLPRAEEAEQEEHVVREQDAGGGECVERKQGGGGGESKDDNPEKITCRQSLGKSLTNVILCSEECVAVAEEKPSGRQPSLPEEHCQGETCSEENVNPLPPEV